From Fibrobacter sp., the proteins below share one genomic window:
- a CDS encoding DUF4143 domain-containing protein, whose amino-acid sequence QKNFWYYRTSDGKEIDLVEETGRILTPFEIKSSETFNSEFVKNFGVFEKEYPEMCGEKTVIYAGKESFEFKGVQVKNFRP is encoded by the coding sequence CAGAAAAATTTCTGGTATTATAGAACCAGTGACGGCAAGGAAATTGACCTTGTTGAAGAAACTGGAAGAATCCTGACTCCTTTTGAAATAAAGTCCTCGGAAACCTTCAATTCGGAATTCGTCAAAAATTTTGGAGTTTTTGAAAAGGAATATCCCGAAATGTGTGGAGAAAAAACGGTCATTTACGCAGGCAAAGAAAGTTTTGAATTCAAGGGCGTTCAAGTCAAAAATTTTAGACCGTAG